In Sphingomonas sp. JUb134, the sequence GTCACCCCCGACACGTTGCGTATCGCCGACAATTGCACGCTGATCCTGCCGTTCCACCGCGACCTCGACGGGCTGCGCGAGGATGCGAGCGGCGCCGGCAAGATCGGCACCACCCGCCGCGGCATCGGCCCGGCCTATGAGGACAAGGTCGGCCGCCGCGCGCTGCGCGTGTGCGACCTCGCCCACCTCGATTCGCTCGAGCCGCAGCTCGATCGCCTGTCCGCGCACCACGACGCACTGCGCGCGGGCTTTGGCGAGCCGCCGATCGATCGTGCCGCGCTGCTCGAGCAGCTGCGCGAGATCGCGGGCTTCGTGCTGCCGTTCGCGCGGCCGGTGTGGCGGGACCTGAACGAGGCCCGCACCCGCGGCCGCCGCATCCTGTTCGAGGGCGCACAGGGCGTGCTGCTCGACATCGATCACGGCACCTATCCGTTCGTCACCTCGTCCAACACCATCGCTGGCACCGCGGCGGGCGGTTCGGGCTTGGGCCCTGGCGCCGTCGGCTTCGTGCTGGGGATCGCCAAGGCGTACACCACCCGCGTCGGATCGGGTCCGTTCCCGACCGAGCTGGAGGATGCGACCGGCCAGCGGCTGGGCGAGCGCGGCCATGAGTTCGGCACCGTCACGGGCCGCAAGCGCCGCTGTGGCTGGTTCGACGCGGTGCTGGTGCGCCAGTCGGTCGCGGTGTCCGGCGTGACTGGCATCGCGCTCACCAAGCTCGACGTGCTCGACGGGTTCGAGGAAATCTCGATCTGCACGGGCTACAAGCTCGGCGACGAGACGCTCGACTATTATCCGGCGCACGCCGCCGACCAGGCGAAGGTGGAGCCGATCTATGAGACGATGCCGGGTTGGCAGGAGTCGACGGCAGGCGCGCGCAGCTGGGCCGAGCTTCCGGCGCAGGCGATCAAGTACATCCGCCGCGTGGAGGAGCTGATCCAGTGCCCGGTGGCGCTGGTGTCGACCAGCCCGGAGCGCGAGGACACGATCCTGGTGCGGGATCCGTTCGCGGACTGAGGCGTACTTGTGCCCCGGCGAAGGCCGGGGCCAAGGTGGGAAGGCGGCGGGTGGGCCGCGGCACACCCGCCGCGCGCTGGCTCAAGAAGCAGGCCCGTTCGCCCCTTTACTGTATCCACGCGCAGGCGGGGATCCAGGGCCAAGCAGAGCAACGGCGGTTATGCCCGCAACCCTGGGCTCCTGCCCTTCGCAGGAGCACGGCTTGGGCATGCTCCATCACGGCCTGCTGCTCAACTGGGCCCCGGCCTTCGCCGGGTACGGTGTTGGGTGAGCCCCCGCTATTCGTGGTTGCGGCCGAAGTCGGCGCGGGCGTCGTCCTGGCCTTGCTCGACGATCGAGCGGCGGATCGCGCGGGTGCGGGTGAAGCGGTCAAACAGTTCGTCGCCCTGGCCCCAGCGGATCGCACGCTGGAGCGCCGACAGATCCTCCGAGAAGCGCTGGAGCATGTCGAGCACCGCCTCGCGGTTGTTGAGGAACACGTCGCGCCACATCGTCGGGTCGGACGCCGCGATGCGGGTGAAGTCGCGGAAGCCGCCCGCGGAATATTTGATCACCTCGCTCTGGGTCACTTCCTCCAGGTCGGAGGCGGTGCCGACGATGGTGTAGGCGATCAGGTGGGGCAGGTGGCTGGTGACGGCGAGCACGCGGTCGTGGTGCTCGGGCGCCATCCGCTCGATGTCGGCGCCCAGCCGGCGCCAGAATTCGGCGACGCGCTCGACGGCGACGGGGTCGGCGTCTTCGGCGGGGGTGAGGATGCACCAGCGGTTGCGGAACAGCGTCGCAAAGCCTGCCTCCGGCCCCGAGCGCTCGGTGCCGGCGACCGGGTGGGCGGGGATGACGGCGACGCCGGGAAGCGCTTCCGCCAGTGCCTGGGCGACGCTGGCCTTGCTCGAACCGACGTCGGTGACGATCACGCCTTCGGGCAGGTCGGGCGCGAGCTCGGCGGCGACGGCACCGATCGCGCCGACGGGTACGCACAGCACCACCAGCTCGGCATCGAGGACGGCGGCGCCCGGATGATCGGCGACGTCGTCGACGAGGTTCAGCGCGCGCGCGGTCTCGCGCACCTGGGGGTCGGCGTCGTGGCCGGTGAGGCGGACGTTCGGCATCGCCTCGCGCACCGCGCGCGCGACCGACGAGCCGATCAGCCCCAGGCCGATCACGGCGACGCGGGCGAAGGGCAGCATCAGCCGACGATCCCGCGCAGCGCCTCGGCCAGGCCGCGCATCTGCTCTTCGGTGCCGATGGTGATACGCAGGCCGTTAGCGAGGCCCTGACCCGGCAGCCAGCGGGTGATGTAGCCCGCGTCCATCAGCCCCTTGTAGGCGATCTCGGCCGAGACCGGCCCCTCGAACAGGACGAGGAGGAAGTTGGTTTCGGACGGCACGGCGCGCAGGCCGGCGTTGCCGAGTGCGGCGACCTCGCCCGCCAGCCACTCGCGCCACTGCCGGTTGTGGGCGCGGCTGCGCTCGACGAAGCCGGTGTCGCCGACGGCGGCGATGGCGGCGAGCTGGCCTGCGGTGGTGACGTTGAAGGGCGCGCGGATGCGGTGCATCGCGTCGATCGCCGCGGCCGAGCCATAGCCCCAGCCGATCCGCTCGGCGGCAAGGCCGTGGATCTTGGAGAAGGTGCGGGTGACGAAGACGTTGTCATGCGCCTCGACCAGCTGGAGGCCGAGGTCGTCGTCCTCCGGCTCCAGATACTCGGCATAGGCCTGGTCGAGCACCAGCAGCACATGCGACGGCAGTCCGGCGTGCAGGCGCGCGATCTCGGCGGCGGGCGCGAAGGTGCCGGTCGGGTTGTTGGGGTTGGCGACATAGACGAGCGTGGTGCGATCGGTCACCGCGGCCAGGATCGCGTCGACATCGGTCGCATAGTCGCGGTCGAGCGCCACCACCGGGGTGGCCCCTACGCGGCGGATGGCGATGTCGTAGACCGCGAAGCCGTAGCGGACGTAGATCGCCTCGTCGCCCGGGCCGGCATAGGCGCCGGCGGCGAGGTGCAGCAGCTCGTCCGAGCCGGTGCCGTAGATCACGCGCGCAGGGTCCAGGCCATGGGCGGCGGCGAGCGCCTCGCGCAGCGCGATCGCGCTCGGGTCGGGATAGCGCTCCAGGCTCGCCTGGGCTGCCGCGAATGCCGCCTTCGCCTCGGGCGAGGTGCCGAGCGGGTTCTCGTTGGCCGAGAGCTTTACGACCGGCCGGCCGCCGTCGTTGGTCGCGCGGCCCGGAATATAGGGCGCGATGTCGAGGACCCAGGGCTTGGGAGCGGGAGCGTTCATGGCGTGGGGAGTGGCGCAACGCCTCGCCGAAGGCAAGGCGTGGGCTGGGGCGTGGAAACACGGAGCCGTGGTAGCTCGTCCTTCGTCCCTGAACCCGTAGGCGCAGGCAGACCTGTACCCCGGCGAAGGCCGGGGTCCAGCTCCGGAGTTTTCGGTGGTGTGCGCTCCCTCGCCAACGCATCCCGACTGGGCCCCGGCCTTCGCCGGGGTACGATGCCCAGCTGGCAGTGGAAGGCCGCCCTCGCGG encodes:
- a CDS encoding adenylosuccinate synthase produces the protein MANVAVIGAQWGDEGKGKIVDWLAERADVVVRFQGGHNAGHTLVVDGKTYKLSLLPSGIVRGTPSVIGNGVVLDPWALRDEVARLRDQGVEVTPDTLRIADNCTLILPFHRDLDGLREDASGAGKIGTTRRGIGPAYEDKVGRRALRVCDLAHLDSLEPQLDRLSAHHDALRAGFGEPPIDRAALLEQLREIAGFVLPFARPVWRDLNEARTRGRRILFEGAQGVLLDIDHGTYPFVTSSNTIAGTAAGGSGLGPGAVGFVLGIAKAYTTRVGSGPFPTELEDATGQRLGERGHEFGTVTGRKRRCGWFDAVLVRQSVAVSGVTGIALTKLDVLDGFEEISICTGYKLGDETLDYYPAHAADQAKVEPIYETMPGWQESTAGARSWAELPAQAIKYIRRVEELIQCPVALVSTSPEREDTILVRDPFAD
- the hisC gene encoding histidinol-phosphate transaminase codes for the protein MNAPAPKPWVLDIAPYIPGRATNDGGRPVVKLSANENPLGTSPEAKAAFAAAQASLERYPDPSAIALREALAAAHGLDPARVIYGTGSDELLHLAAGAYAGPGDEAIYVRYGFAVYDIAIRRVGATPVVALDRDYATDVDAILAAVTDRTTLVYVANPNNPTGTFAPAAEIARLHAGLPSHVLLVLDQAYAEYLEPEDDDLGLQLVEAHDNVFVTRTFSKIHGLAAERIGWGYGSAAAIDAMHRIRAPFNVTTAGQLAAIAAVGDTGFVERSRAHNRQWREWLAGEVAALGNAGLRAVPSETNFLLVLFEGPVSAEIAYKGLMDAGYITRWLPGQGLANGLRITIGTEEQMRGLAEALRGIVG
- a CDS encoding prephenate/arogenate dehydrogenase family protein; amino-acid sequence: MLPFARVAVIGLGLIGSSVARAVREAMPNVRLTGHDADPQVRETARALNLVDDVADHPGAAVLDAELVVLCVPVGAIGAVAAELAPDLPEGVIVTDVGSSKASVAQALAEALPGVAVIPAHPVAGTERSGPEAGFATLFRNRWCILTPAEDADPVAVERVAEFWRRLGADIERMAPEHHDRVLAVTSHLPHLIAYTIVGTASDLEEVTQSEVIKYSAGGFRDFTRIAASDPTMWRDVFLNNREAVLDMLQRFSEDLSALQRAIRWGQGDELFDRFTRTRAIRRSIVEQGQDDARADFGRNHE